Sequence from the Propionispora vibrioides genome:
GGCAAAAGCGACCCCGATTTTCACTTTATCCCAGTCCCGTATCCCGGTAACTTCGATTACATCCACGCCCATCCGGATAAGAATCTCCAGTTGTATAGCCGCATCACCCTGAACGGCGTCGCGCGCCGCCAATAAAAAGACTTTAATTTTAGCACCCCGGTTGCTTAGATGACGGGCTGCAACAAAACCATCACCACCGTTCTTTCCTTTACCGGCAAAAATACAAATCTTTTTATCAGATACACCATCCATGATTGTCTCAATCTCCCGGACCACCGCCACTCCGGCATTTTCCATAAGTACAATGCCGGGAATTCCATAATTCTGCGCCGCCTGCTCATCCAGGCGGCGCATTTCTTCCGCCATAGCCGCCTTCATCTGTCGTCTCTCCCCCATAGGATCGCTTGTGCCGCCGCATACTCCCGCGCATGTGTTAATGAAATATGGATTTCTCCTACCCGTTGAGTTTCTGCTAACCGGGCAAAGGAACCGTGAAGCCGAACCAACGGACGCCCTCCCTCAGCCGGAATAACCTCAATATCTGTCCAGTTACCACCTGCCAGACCTGTACCGAAGGCCTTCATGACAGCTTCCTTGGCGGCAAAACGCGCCGCATAGGAAGAAGGCCGCTGCACACCCCGGCTTTCACAATACGCCTGCTCCTCCGGCGTAAAAACTCTTCTAATAAAACTTTCCCGGCCGATAGCCGTTCGGATTCTCCCTATTTCAATGATATCAATACCCGTACCCAAAATCATGTTTGTCACCTCACTCTGCATTATAGCCTTTATACCACCTGCTTGCCAAGTCCGGCTACAACAGCCACGGCATAAGAAAACCTTGCATAGCTATCTATATGCAAGGTTCACTGACAGGTTATTTCTCCGTGCTTTATTTTTTACATTTTATAATTTCTTACGATCAGCACTTCCACCCGGCGGTTTTTAATCCGCCCTTCTTCCGTATCATTAGTGGACAGGGGACGAAATTCCCCATACCCAATTGCACTGAACCGAGCCGGTGACAATTTTTCCTGGGCTAAGAGAAATTTGACAAAATTAACGGCCCGTTTCGCACTGAGATCCCAGTTGGAAGGAAACTCGCCGGTATGAATCGGTATATTATCGGTATGGCCGGAAACGACAATCTTCTGGGAAAGCGGCATCAACATCTTGGCAATTTCCGCCCCCATACGACGCGATTCAGGCACCAGATCAGCGCTGCCCGACAGAAAAAGCGCATTATCCTTAATCCGTAGCACTAAACCCTCGTCAGTAATTACCGTTTGCAATTCCGAGGTCAAGCCATTGTCCTGTATGTACTGATCCAACAGTTTTTTCACCTGAGTAAGCTGGGCACTCTCCTGCATATAAGCTTGCTCTTTGGCCGATTTTGCCGATTGATCATCTTCACCGGACTGTGCTTGCTGACTGGCCGTATCAACTCTGACACTATCCAGAATAGCCGGGCTGCCACTGCCAAAGGCCGCACTCATCGACTGGGCGATCTGTTCAAACTTTTTCTGGTCAATCTGCGAAGAGGCAAACAATACGATAAACACGGCCAGCAATAAAGTTAACAAGTCAGCATAAGGAATCAGCCAGGTTTCATCCATATGTTCTTCATGATGCTGTTCATGTTTCTTCTTAGCCATTTCTCTCCTCCGAAGGCTTTAACAGCGCTCTCTGACCTTGCGGTATGAACACCATCAATTTTGCCTCAATCGCGGTAGGGGAATCACCGGCTTGCAAGGATAAAATTCCCTCAATCATCATTTTTTTATTTTCCACTTCAATTTTCGACATCATTTTTAGCTTATTGGCAAACGGATGCCAGAGTACATAGCCGGTGAAAATACCAAGCATTGTCGCGATAAAAGCAGCCGCGATTGAATGACCCAGCTTATCAATATCGTTTAAATTGCCCAAAGCAGCAATCAAGCCTACAACGGCTCCCAGCACCCCAAGCGTCGGTGCATAACTACCGGCCTGCGAAAATATCAAGGCGCCGGTCCGGTGCCGCTCCTCCATACCATGTACCTCGGCATCCAGCACGTCACCGACAAAGTCAGGATCAAGTCCGTCAATAACCATGGACAACCCGTTGCGCAAAAAAGGATCGGGAATTTCGGTTACGCGGTTTTCCAGCGCCAGAATCCCTTCCCGTCTGGCCGTTTGCGACAATTCCACAAACAGTTTTAACAACTCATCTTTAGGAAATTGCGGCGGCTGCCTAAACAGCATTTTAATCAACGTGGGGAACTTTTTTACATCATTAAGAGGAAAAGCATTAAAAATACAGGCAATGGTACCTACGATGATAATTAAAAAGGCAGCAGGGTTATTTAATGCCGTCAAACTGGCTCCCTTTAACACCATGCCTACAAAAACGGCTATTAAACCTAACACTATTCCTATTGCTGTCGACTTTTCCAAGATTCGGCCTCCTAACCCAAAATAAAACTTACAAATACATCATTGTTCCTGCGCCCATCTTCCACCGTATTGTTAGAATCTCAGGAATACGCTGCCGGCAAACCAAATGGCGCATTTCCGGCCGCTATAAGGATTTTGTTTTCGCCGGAGTGCATCAAACACAGCTGAAAAAACGCTTTACTGACCGGATAAGAATCGCTCGGGCTGCTGCCGGGTCCTTCCCGGCAGCAGGGCAGCTTGGGTCGCTTTACCGATGTCGACATGATCGAACATACGAAAACCTCACGCAACTTGCCAACAGATCCATCCGGTCAACGCTGCCTATTCATAATTTCTACCTGTAAAAATTCTTTTTTTTTTTTAATAATCCTGCTAAAAGTCGACACTTTTCAATACTTTATCTATAATTTACACAAAGTATTCGATCGCCGCTGCCGGAAACCGTCGCTGCAGTTCCTCTGTCAGGAAGTCTTTCAGTTCTTTCTGTTCTTCTTTTGGGTAAACATATTTACCGTAGCCAAACTGTCCATACTTAAACATCCGCTCCGTTTCATCGAGCGGCAACTGCGTGTGAGGATATAAGTCCAGGATATTATTTTTCGCCCGTTTGGTAAACCGGTGCGTAATGATTTCAAACGTCAGATCGGGGGCGACTGCCACTTTAGTCATTTCTTGCTGCAACAAGGCAATGACAGCTTGATATTGCTGCTGCCAATCGGGAAACTTAAATACCGGCGCAAGAATAAACCCCAGCGGATAGCCTGCCCTGGCAACATCCCGGGCTGCCGCTACCCGTTCTAACAGTCCCGGAGTGCCATGTTCAAACTGCTGCAGGACCGATGTAGCGTTAATGCTGAATCGAAAGCGGGTATGTCCCGCATGTTTGACCGACAACAGAGAGGCAACATCGGTAAATTTCGTGACAAATCGAAACCGCCCCCATGGTTGTTCACCAAAAAAAGCGATGGTCCGGCGTAGTAGTCCGGTTAGATGTTCCGTCGGGATAGGATCAGAAACGGCGGCTCCCTCAAAAATAGTAATGGCCGGTGCCCGTTCTTCCATATACCGTTTGGCCCGGGCCAGAATATCTTCAATATTTACATATACTCTTATATAGGGCTTTTTCCCCAGGGTAGTCGCCAAATAACAATATTCACACATGCCGGGACAACTGGTATTCAGCGGCAGCTGGTAATGCGCCGAGGGCTTGCAGGTAACAAAGTCGGCGCTTTTTCGCACACCGACAACCAACGTTTGCTTGGCTTCCCGGAAAGCTTCCTGGGTCGAGTTTCCCGGGATTCCGGTCACCCGGTTATGAGAACCGGTCAATTTAATCGGTATATCCATTTGGCGAAACCGTTCGTACATTTCCTGGCCCAGTGGATAGTCCAATGCTTGCGGCTCAAAGAATACCCTTTTCGGAATAAAATCTTTCATAGTCTTCATCCTTTCCTGCAAAATTGCCGTTTGTTAGAACGGCTGTTATTATTGCCTCATAGTATGAGAAAAACCTGGGACAGTTATAACTGTCCCAGGTTTTTTCCGCTGCGAAAACCCGCATGCTGCGCTATGGTTCTGTTGATGGCCGCAATCTTGCCGCCGATACATTGGCGGCAGTGCGCCGGCGTATCATTAATGCAGATCTTACCGGGATACAACATATATAGCTGCCGGTATTCTCCTTCTGTCACGTTAGGCATGACCACGTTGGCCCCACTCTGCAGGGCAATTGTTCTGCCCTGCTTGTTCAGTGTCTCCATGGCTGTGGTAGCCGGAATATTGCTGTCAGGCAATAACAGTCTGGTAATGGCCATCACTTTCAGCGCCAGTTCAAAGGTGCCGCCCGCCGCTGCCCGCAGCGGCGTAGCCGGATTGGGAATAAACGGCCCCAGCCCTATCATATCGGCATCTATTGCTTTAAAAAACAAAATATCCTCGGCCAGAGATTCCTGTGATTGCCCCGGTAACCCCACCATGATACCTGTACCGACCTCATAACCCAAGTCCCGCAAGTCCCGCAAGCAGCGCAGCCGGTTGGCCAAACTCATTCCGGGATGCAATTGATCATATACCTGCCGGTCTGTCGTTTCAATCCTGAGCAGATAGCGGTCTGCACCGGCCTCTCGATAAGCCCTGTATTCCTCCCGCGTTTTTTCACCCAGGCTAAGTGTTAAGGCCAAACCCAAATCCTTGATTCCGTAAATTACGGTTTGCAGCCTTTCCACCGTATAATAGACATCCTCACCAGACTGCAAAACAACAGTTTTATAACCGTAACTCTTTGCTTTAGCCGCCAACTCGATGACGGCTTCAGGTTCTAGCCGATACCGTTTAATATCTTGATTATCGCGGCGCAACCCGCAATACAAACAATTTTGCTTACATATATTAGAAAACTCAATCAAGCCGCGTAAATGTACTTCATCGCCCACATACCGCTGCCGAATCCGGTCAGCCACACCAAATAATTCGGCGTCATCCACACGGTTGGCAAGCAAGGCAACGATCTCCGCTTTTTCCAGTTGATGCAAGCGTTCCGCCCTGATTAGAATTTCAGTTATATCCGACAAATCAATTACCTGCCTTTTACATACGGAATTTAAAGCCATCTCAGGGAACCATTAATTTACTGACCACACCAGATCGGCAAGGATCTTTCGTCTGGCAAGAAAGAAAAACCGCCGGACCAGCCGCGCTCTTGCAAATTTTCCCGACACAGTCAGGCGGAAAAATCCGTCGTGATGCGTGCTGCGAATAAATCAATATTTCTCTAATTTTTTATTCTATTTTCCCTTTTAGAATTCCTTTTTTATCTCACTATCTATTCAGCACATTTTGACAGTAAGAAGCCTGCTTCGGTTATCTAAGCAGGCTTCTTACCTATTTATCCGGATTAAGTTCTCCCTGGCCATTTGCGGCTTTTGCCAGGACGTCTTGCTCCCGTTTTAGCGCATTGCGCACGATTGATCCTACTTTTTGCTCTTCACCGTCCATTTGCTTGTCCGGCTTATCCTCGCGCATACTCATCCCTCCTTTAACGTTTATTGTTCGTCAGCCGTTCGCAGATCATACACCACTTTGCCGCAAGTTTTTTACTATTTATCCATAAAACGTATATTCCGGCAGCGATCTACACATTTTTTCTAATTATCTTTGACTTTTCTTTGAAAAACAAATGCATTTCAAAGAAATTTCTAATAAAATATAGGATGTAAAATAATCCAGGGACGGACAATTTTCTACAGGGCTGTGTTATAAAGGAGTTCAACATGAGAATATTGTTAGTCGAGGATGAAAGGAAGCTGCTTGAATCATTATCTTATCTGCTGAAAAAAAATGGCTATCTGGTTGATACGGCACAAGATGGCGAAACGGGGATTGAAAAGGCCTCGTCCGGTATGTATGAAGTACTCATTCTGGATCGCATGCTGCCCGGAATGGACGGTGTTTCCCTTTTGCGCGAAATTCGCAGCATGGGGCTGGATACGCCGGTCATCTTTTTGACAGCAAGGGACAACGCTGAGGACCGGGTCGAAGGCTTGGATGCCGGTGCGGACGATTATCTAATCAAACCCTTCTTTGCCGATGAACTCTTGGCACGCCTCCGGGCGTTAACCCGCCGGAAAACCAAGACCATGGTAGGCGACTGCCTGCAGACAGCCAATCTGCTTTTTTATCCGCTGCGCTGTGAAGTATTCAAAGACAGCACATCCATTCATCTGACCACCAAGGAATCACAGTTATTAGAACTCTTAATGATCAATCAGGGACAAGTTATTACCAAGGAACGCATTATGGAAAAGGTCTGGGGGTATAATTCGGAAATCGAAATTAACAACGTGGATCTTTATATCCACTATCTAAGAAAAAAATTAGCAACAGACTGCATTCGGACGGTACGGGGCGTTGGCTATTTTTTAAAGGATGACAAGCAATATGTTTCAGCAACTGCGCTTTAAACTCATCCTGATCAATGTTGCCATCATCTTTCTTATTTTTGCGGGACTGAACACAGGCACTTATTATTTTATCCAGTCCGATATGATTCATCGGGCCGAAATGGGTTCACGCAAACTAATGGAAGATATAAAATCCGG
This genomic interval carries:
- a CDS encoding NAD(P)H-hydrate epimerase; its protein translation is MKAAMAEEMRRLDEQAAQNYGIPGIVLMENAGVAVVREIETIMDGVSDKKICIFAGKGKNGGDGFVAARHLSNRGAKIKVFLLAARDAVQGDAAIQLEILIRMGVDVIEVTGIRDWDKVKIGVAFADCLVDALLGTGYGRDITGAMAQAVELINHAGKTIVAVDIPSGV
- the motB gene encoding flagellar motor protein MotB codes for the protein MAKKKHEQHHEEHMDETWLIPYADLLTLLLAVFIVLFASSQIDQKKFEQIAQSMSAAFGSGSPAILDSVRVDTASQQAQSGEDDQSAKSAKEQAYMQESAQLTQVKKLLDQYIQDNGLTSELQTVITDEGLVLRIKDNALFLSGSADLVPESRRMGAEIAKMLMPLSQKIVVSGHTDNIPIHTGEFPSNWDLSAKRAVNFVKFLLAQEKLSPARFSAIGYGEFRPLSTNDTEEGRIKNRRVEVLIVRNYKM
- the hydE gene encoding [FeFe] hydrogenase H-cluster radical SAM maturase HydE; translation: MSDITEILIRAERLHQLEKAEIVALLANRVDDAELFGVADRIRQRYVGDEVHLRGLIEFSNICKQNCLYCGLRRDNQDIKRYRLEPEAVIELAAKAKSYGYKTVVLQSGEDVYYTVERLQTVIYGIKDLGLALTLSLGEKTREEYRAYREAGADRYLLRIETTDRQVYDQLHPGMSLANRLRCLRDLRDLGYEVGTGIMVGLPGQSQESLAEDILFFKAIDADMIGLGPFIPNPATPLRAAAGGTFELALKVMAITRLLLPDSNIPATTAMETLNKQGRTIALQSGANVVMPNVTEGEYRQLYMLYPGKICINDTPAHCRQCIGGKIAAINRTIAQHAGFRSGKNLGQL
- the splB gene encoding spore photoproduct lyase; the protein is MKDFIPKRVFFEPQALDYPLGQEMYERFRQMDIPIKLTGSHNRVTGIPGNSTQEAFREAKQTLVVGVRKSADFVTCKPSAHYQLPLNTSCPGMCEYCYLATTLGKKPYIRVYVNIEDILARAKRYMEERAPAITIFEGAAVSDPIPTEHLTGLLRRTIAFFGEQPWGRFRFVTKFTDVASLLSVKHAGHTRFRFSINATSVLQQFEHGTPGLLERVAAARDVARAGYPLGFILAPVFKFPDWQQQYQAVIALLQQEMTKVAVAPDLTFEIITHRFTKRAKNNILDLYPHTQLPLDETERMFKYGQFGYGKYVYPKEEQKELKDFLTEELQRRFPAAAIEYFV
- a CDS encoding response regulator transcription factor, with product MRILLVEDERKLLESLSYLLKKNGYLVDTAQDGETGIEKASSGMYEVLILDRMLPGMDGVSLLREIRSMGLDTPVIFLTARDNAEDRVEGLDAGADDYLIKPFFADELLARLRALTRRKTKTMVGDCLQTANLLFYPLRCEVFKDSTSIHLTTKESQLLELLMINQGQVITKERIMEKVWGYNSEIEINNVDLYIHYLRKKLATDCIRTVRGVGYFLKDDKQYVSATAL
- the motA gene encoding flagellar motor stator protein MotA is translated as MEKSTAIGIVLGLIAVFVGMVLKGASLTALNNPAAFLIIIVGTIACIFNAFPLNDVKKFPTLIKMLFRQPPQFPKDELLKLFVELSQTARREGILALENRVTEIPDPFLRNGLSMVIDGLDPDFVGDVLDAEVHGMEERHRTGALIFSQAGSYAPTLGVLGAVVGLIAALGNLNDIDKLGHSIAAAFIATMLGIFTGYVLWHPFANKLKMMSKIEVENKKMMIEGILSLQAGDSPTAIEAKLMVFIPQGQRALLKPSEERNG
- the acpS gene encoding holo-ACP synthase, translating into MILGTGIDIIEIGRIRTAIGRESFIRRVFTPEEQAYCESRGVQRPSSYAARFAAKEAVMKAFGTGLAGGNWTDIEVIPAEGGRPLVRLHGSFARLAETQRVGEIHISLTHAREYAAAQAILWGRDDR